One region of Flavobacterium pisciphilum genomic DNA includes:
- a CDS encoding anthranilate synthase component I family protein — protein sequence MRVSIYKHIPNPAAFKQQLLVWAQQYREVVFMDSNSYPQEYSSFDCLLAVDAFTSIKTDFHNAFEDLKQYQQTTKDWLFGYLTYDLKNDIEELQSTNFDGLEFPDLFFFQPKKIFLLKGNQLEIQYLSMCDDELEDDYSEIIELESQPYSTLSEVEVRQRISKEDYISKVNSVLEHIHRGNIYEANFCMEFYAEEAAINPLEKFEKLNEISQAPLTVFFKNHKQFLLSASPERYIRKIGDQIISQPIKGTSKRFVDTTADENSKMQLEADSKERAENIMITDLVRNDLSHTAQKGSVKVVELCKIYSFLQVHQMISTITSKLDAQYSAIDVLKTTFPMGSMTGAPKISAMNIIDKLEETKRGLYSGTVGYFTPEGDFDFNVVIRSILYNQEKKYISFSVGSAITAQSTPEKEYEECLLKAKAMQQVLQ from the coding sequence TTGAGAGTTTCAATTTATAAGCATATACCAAATCCAGCAGCTTTTAAACAGCAGCTTTTAGTTTGGGCACAACAATACCGAGAAGTCGTTTTTATGGATAGTAATTCATATCCACAAGAATATTCAAGCTTCGATTGTTTGCTGGCTGTCGATGCTTTTACATCAATAAAAACCGATTTCCATAACGCATTCGAGGATTTAAAACAATACCAACAAACAACTAAAGATTGGCTTTTTGGCTATCTTACCTATGATTTAAAAAATGACATCGAAGAATTACAATCTACTAATTTTGATGGCTTAGAATTTCCAGATTTATTTTTCTTTCAGCCTAAAAAAATATTTTTGTTGAAAGGGAACCAACTAGAGATTCAATATTTATCGATGTGTGATGATGAGCTAGAAGATGATTATAGCGAGATTATCGAACTTGAGTCGCAGCCATATAGTACACTGAGTGAAGTAGAGGTAAGGCAACGAATTTCGAAAGAAGACTATATTTCGAAAGTAAATTCAGTTTTGGAGCATATTCATCGTGGAAATATTTATGAAGCTAATTTTTGTATGGAGTTTTACGCAGAAGAAGCTGCTATCAATCCATTAGAAAAATTTGAAAAACTGAATGAAATATCTCAAGCACCATTAACTGTTTTCTTTAAAAATCACAAACAGTTTTTATTATCGGCTTCGCCAGAAAGATATATTCGTAAAATAGGAGATCAGATAATCTCACAGCCTATAAAAGGAACTTCTAAACGCTTTGTGGATACCACAGCAGATGAGAATTCTAAGATGCAATTGGAGGCAGATTCAAAAGAACGTGCTGAGAATATTATGATTACTGATTTAGTTAGGAATGACTTATCACATACGGCTCAAAAAGGCTCAGTTAAAGTGGTGGAATTATGCAAAATTTATTCTTTTTTGCAGGTACATCAAATGATTTCTACGATTACTTCAAAGTTAGATGCTCAATATTCAGCGATTGATGTTTTAAAAACAACTTTTCCAATGGGAAGTATGACAGGAGCACCAAAGATTTCAGCAATGAATATCATTGACAAACTAGAGGAAACCAAGCGAGGTTTGTATAGTGGTACAGTAGGTTATTTTACACCAGAAGGGGATTTTGATTTTAATGTAGTTATCCGAAGTATTTTATACAATCAAGAAAAAAAATATATTTCGTTTTCAGTTGGTAGTGCCATAACAGCACAATCGACTCCCGAAAAAGAATACGAAGAGTGTTTGCTCAAGGCAAAAGCGATGCAGCAAGTATTGCAATAG
- a CDS encoding DUF4349 domain-containing protein, translating into MKTIAKFSLTTLVIIAVLFSCKKADTMTEDSISESSNSTDNIISSSAAVEKKDSSHKFIRTADIKFKVKNVAKSTYAIENATMKFGGFVTYTNLQSTIHDEIQTKISQDSTLQTTKYSVINDITIRVPNTQLDTVIKTIAKQIDFLDYRIIKADDVSLKLLANQLAQNRSAENHKRIENAIDTKGKKINDVMEAENTLAAQKEQNDSSKIEKLSLKDQVNFSTITLQLYQNQSLKQEVIASIKDNNTYKPNIGIEIIDALKSGWYMLQGIIVFFLNIWPFILIGAGGFFLYRRYVKKQS; encoded by the coding sequence ATGAAAACAATTGCAAAATTTAGCTTGACTACATTAGTAATCATCGCTGTATTATTTTCCTGCAAAAAAGCAGATACTATGACTGAAGATTCTATTTCTGAATCTTCTAATAGTACAGATAATATTATTTCGTCATCGGCAGCCGTTGAGAAAAAAGATAGCAGCCATAAATTTATTCGAACCGCCGATATAAAATTTAAGGTCAAAAATGTAGCAAAATCTACTTATGCAATTGAAAACGCTACCATGAAATTCGGAGGTTTTGTTACTTACACCAATTTACAAAGTACAATTCATGATGAAATACAAACCAAAATAAGTCAAGACAGTACTTTGCAAACCACAAAATACTCTGTAATAAACGACATAACAATTCGTGTTCCTAACACACAACTAGATACCGTTATAAAAACAATTGCCAAACAAATTGATTTTCTGGATTATCGTATCATCAAAGCCGATGATGTCTCATTAAAACTACTTGCTAACCAATTAGCACAAAACAGAAGTGCAGAAAACCACAAAAGAATTGAAAATGCAATTGATACTAAAGGCAAAAAAATAAATGATGTAATGGAAGCTGAGAATACGCTTGCCGCACAAAAAGAACAAAACGATTCTAGTAAAATTGAAAAATTATCTTTAAAAGACCAAGTTAATTTTAGTACCATTACTTTACAATTATATCAAAATCAATCTTTAAAACAAGAGGTAATTGCCAGTATTAAGGATAACAATACCTACAAACCAAATATTGGTATCGAAATTATAGATGCTTTAAAAAGTGGCTGGTACATGTTACAAGGAATAATTGTATTTTTCTTAAACATTTGGCCTTTTATCTTAATAGGTGCCGGAGGATTTTTTCTTTATAGAAGATATGTTAAAAAACAGTCATAA
- a CDS encoding DoxX family membrane protein — protein MKIATIIIRTLIGLLLLFASISYFLHLMPEPEVTGNFKAFNVGLIASTYIMPLAKSIELICGIAFVTGRYVTLANILILPITINILFINYFMTPENLPIAGLLFLGNLFLIYRYWDNYKSVFTA, from the coding sequence ATGAAAATCGCCACTATTATTATCAGAACTTTAATTGGTCTTTTGTTGCTTTTTGCTTCTATAAGTTACTTTTTACACTTAATGCCTGAGCCCGAAGTAACAGGGAATTTTAAAGCATTTAATGTAGGTTTAATTGCCTCGACTTATATAATGCCATTAGCAAAATCAATAGAATTAATTTGTGGTATTGCCTTTGTAACTGGTCGTTATGTAACTCTTGCCAACATTTTAATTCTCCCTATTACCATAAATATTTTATTTATTAATTATTTTATGACTCCTGAGAATTTGCCTATTGCTGGATTGTTGTTTTTAGGGAATCTATTTTTAATTTACAGATATTGGGATAATTATAAAAGCGTATTTACCGCTTAA
- the lpdA gene encoding dihydrolipoyl dehydrogenase has translation MSSFDVVIIGSGPGGYVSAIRCAQLGFKTAIIEKYNTLGGTCLNVGCIPSKALLASSHHYAEIKHFADHGIEVSGDVKINLEKMIARKQAVVDQTAGGVNYLMDKNKITVFKGLGSFVDATHIAIAKEDGTSETIEAKNTVIATGSKPSSLPFIKIDKERIITSTEALALKEVPKHLVIIGGGVIGIELGQVYLRLGAQVSVVEFMDRIIPGMDGALSKELTKVLKKQGMKFYVSHKVKSVERNGDAVVVQAENAKGETITLEGDYSLVSVGRRPYTDGLNADKAGVKISDRGQVEVNDHLQTNVPNIYAIGDVVRGAMLAHKAEEEGAMVAEIIAGQKPHIDYNLIPGVVYTWPEVAAVGQTEEQVKASGAEYKVGSFPFKALGRARASGDLDGFVKIIADAKTDEVLGVHMIGARTADLIAEAVTAMEFKASAEDISRMSHAHPTFAEAIKEAALAATDNRALHV, from the coding sequence ATGAGTTCATTTGACGTAGTCATTATAGGTTCAGGTCCCGGCGGATATGTTTCGGCAATTCGTTGCGCACAATTAGGTTTCAAAACAGCTATAATCGAAAAGTACAATACACTTGGAGGAACATGCTTAAATGTAGGATGTATCCCTTCAAAAGCATTATTGGCATCTTCGCACCATTATGCAGAGATTAAGCATTTTGCAGATCACGGAATTGAAGTTTCTGGTGATGTAAAAATCAATTTAGAGAAAATGATTGCTCGCAAGCAAGCGGTTGTAGACCAAACAGCTGGTGGGGTTAATTATTTAATGGATAAAAATAAAATTACTGTTTTTAAAGGATTAGGTTCATTTGTTGATGCGACACACATTGCTATTGCAAAAGAAGATGGAACATCAGAAACTATCGAAGCTAAAAACACAGTTATTGCAACAGGTTCTAAGCCTTCGTCTTTACCTTTTATCAAAATTGATAAAGAAAGAATCATTACTTCTACAGAAGCATTAGCATTGAAAGAAGTTCCAAAACACCTAGTTATTATTGGTGGTGGAGTTATTGGTATCGAATTAGGACAAGTATATTTACGTTTAGGAGCGCAAGTTTCTGTAGTTGAATTTATGGACAGAATTATTCCAGGAATGGATGGAGCTTTGTCTAAAGAATTAACTAAAGTATTGAAAAAACAAGGAATGAAATTCTACGTTTCTCATAAAGTAAAATCAGTAGAAAGAAACGGTGATGCTGTTGTAGTTCAAGCTGAAAATGCAAAAGGAGAAACAATTACTTTAGAAGGAGACTATTCATTAGTTTCTGTAGGACGTCGTCCATACACAGACGGGTTGAATGCTGATAAGGCAGGAGTGAAAATTTCAGATAGAGGACAAGTTGAAGTAAATGACCATTTACAAACAAATGTTCCAAATATCTATGCAATTGGAGATGTTGTTCGTGGAGCAATGTTGGCACACAAAGCTGAAGAAGAAGGAGCAATGGTTGCTGAAATCATTGCAGGTCAAAAACCACATATCGATTATAATTTAATTCCTGGTGTTGTATACACTTGGCCAGAAGTTGCTGCTGTTGGACAAACAGAAGAGCAAGTAAAAGCTTCAGGAGCTGAATATAAAGTTGGAAGTTTCCCATTTAAAGCTTTAGGACGCGCAAGAGCAAGTGGAGATTTAGACGGATTTGTAAAAATCATTGCAGACGCTAAAACTGATGAGGTTTTAGGAGTGCATATGATTGGAGCACGTACTGCTGATTTAATTGCAGAGGCAGTTACAGCTATGGAATTCAAAGCATCAGCTGAAGATATTTCAAGAATGAGCCATGCGCATCCAACATTTGCAGAAGCAATAAAAGAAGCAGCTTTGGCAGCTACAGATAATAGAGCACTACACGTATAG
- a CDS encoding Lrp/AsnC family transcriptional regulator, producing MTLDSIDKKLLLLLQTDSKKTTKELSLKLDLSVTAVYERIKKLEREGIIHKYVALLDKSKIEKGFVVFCHLKLIQHTKEFLTRFESEVTQLKEVLECHHVSGDYDYILKVLVKDMEAYREFLVTKLTTLQHIGSTQSTFMISEVKNTTVISL from the coding sequence ATGACACTAGATTCAATTGATAAAAAACTACTATTATTACTCCAAACAGATAGTAAGAAAACAACCAAAGAATTGTCTTTAAAATTAGACCTTTCCGTAACGGCTGTTTACGAACGAATAAAAAAACTGGAGAGAGAAGGTATAATACATAAATATGTAGCTTTACTGGATAAGTCTAAAATAGAAAAAGGATTTGTAGTTTTTTGTCACCTCAAACTTATTCAGCATACTAAAGAGTTCTTAACTAGATTCGAAAGTGAAGTAACTCAGTTAAAAGAAGTTCTTGAGTGCCATCATGTAAGTGGCGATTATGATTATATTCTAAAAGTGCTTGTAAAAGACATGGAAGCTTATAGAGAGTTTTTGGTCACCAAACTTACAACGCTACAGCATATAGGTAGTACACAAAGTACTTTTATGATTAGTGAGGTGAAGAATACAACAGTGATTTCTTTATAG
- a CDS encoding aminotransferase class I/II-fold pyridoxal phosphate-dependent enzyme: MENFNPADKIQDLQYFGEFGGVNPSISDSSTYTFLSAKTMFDTFEGNMEGCYLYSRHSSPSNLYLDQALAAMEGTETANVSASGMGAITPTLMQLCSAGDHIVSSRTIYGGTYAFLKNFTPRFGVKTTFVDITKLDVVEAAITPETKVLYCETVSNPLLEVADIAGLSRLAKKHNLKLVVDNTFSPLSVSPAKLGADIVIHSLTKYINGSSDTVGGVTCASKEFINSLKNVNSGASMLLGPTMDSLRSASVMKNLRTLHIRIKQHSHNAHVLADKFEKDGLKTVYPGLKSHPSHELYKTMINPEYGFGGMLTIDVGSLAKANELMELMQKRNLGYLAVSLGFYKTLFSAPGTSTSSEIPLEEQAEMGLTDGLIRFSIGLDNDIERTYQMMKACMVELGVL; the protein is encoded by the coding sequence ATGGAAAATTTTAATCCGGCTGATAAGATTCAGGATTTGCAGTATTTTGGGGAATTTGGCGGTGTAAACCCTTCTATTTCGGACTCTTCTACCTATACTTTCCTTTCGGCAAAAACAATGTTTGACACTTTTGAAGGGAATATGGAGGGTTGCTATTTGTATTCACGCCATTCATCGCCGAGTAATTTATACTTAGATCAAGCACTTGCTGCTATGGAAGGAACGGAAACCGCAAATGTTTCGGCTTCAGGAATGGGAGCCATTACGCCTACGCTAATGCAGTTGTGTAGCGCTGGTGATCATATTGTTTCGAGCAGAACTATATATGGTGGAACGTATGCTTTTCTTAAAAATTTCACTCCAAGGTTTGGTGTAAAAACAACTTTTGTAGATATTACAAAACTTGATGTTGTAGAAGCTGCCATTACTCCTGAAACTAAAGTTTTATACTGCGAAACAGTAAGTAATCCTTTATTAGAAGTAGCAGACATAGCAGGCTTATCTCGTCTTGCAAAAAAACACAATTTAAAATTGGTTGTCGATAATACGTTTTCACCTTTATCTGTTTCACCAGCGAAATTAGGTGCCGATATTGTAATTCACAGCTTAACAAAATACATAAACGGTAGCAGTGATACTGTTGGTGGTGTGACTTGTGCCTCTAAAGAATTCATAAATAGTTTAAAGAATGTAAATAGTGGTGCTAGTATGCTTTTAGGGCCTACAATGGACAGTTTGCGTTCGGCTAGCGTGATGAAAAACTTACGTACTTTACATATCCGTATCAAACAACACAGCCATAATGCTCATGTTCTAGCTGATAAATTTGAAAAAGACGGACTTAAAACTGTTTATCCTGGCTTAAAAAGTCATCCTAGCCATGAGTTATACAAAACAATGATTAATCCTGAATATGGTTTTGGTGGAATGCTTACAATAGACGTTGGTTCTCTGGCTAAAGCCAATGAATTGATGGAGTTAATGCAGAAACGAAATCTTGGATATTTAGCGGTAAGTTTAGGTTTTTACAAAACTTTATTTAGCGCTCCTGGAACCTCAACTTCTAGTGAAATTCCACTAGAAGAACAAGCTGAAATGGGTTTAACCGATGGTTTAATTCGTTTCTCGATAGGATTAGATAATGATATCGAAAGAACCTATCAGATGATGAAAGCCTGCATGGTTGAGCTTGGGGTTTTATAA
- a CDS encoding amino acid permease: MSFSSLFRKKTVQDILSQVEKNNANGSDSLGKHLTARDLTAFGIAAIVGAGIFSTIGKASADGGPAVIFLFLFTAIACSFAAFAYAEFASMVPVSGSAYTYSYVAFGEIIAWVIGWALIMEYSVGNITVAISWSDYFTGLLASGGIHLPQWVQMDYLTASNGFNDATALMHGGKSFENLEPALQSAYTAWTTSPLIGSFHFVADLPALLIIILITALIYRGMKESRNASNIMVVVKLCVVLLVIAVGVFYVDTANWDPFAPNGVTGVLKGVSAVFFAYIGFDAISTTAEECKDPQRDLPRGMMWAIIICTILYIAIALVLTGMVSYNQLNVGDPLAFVFEKLDLKWMSGIIAVSAVVAMASVLLVFQMGQPRIWMSMSRDGLLPKRFSKVHPKFKTPSYATIVTGFVVAVPALFLNLTMVTDLCSIGTLFAFVLVCAGVLVLQNKPNIPRGKFKTPYINSKFIMPILLIIGLVFSFGYNKKATMSFIMNETQINESADIITSLDKSHTKKVYDYLVTVDANNATTEKPDLEQILKQYQKDEAKYASVIAGLPVADSIKYESGLSLFKHKIPMWIFLIVLVGLTVWAYKQNLSLIPLLGLICCLYMMAELSVWNWIYFTVWLLIGLCIYFSFSRKNSKLNFEKQ, from the coding sequence ATGTCATTTTCAAGTCTATTTCGAAAAAAAACAGTACAAGATATTTTAAGTCAAGTTGAGAAGAACAACGCCAATGGAAGTGATTCATTAGGTAAGCATTTAACAGCGCGTGATTTAACAGCTTTTGGTATTGCTGCAATTGTAGGTGCGGGTATTTTTAGTACAATTGGAAAAGCTAGTGCCGATGGTGGACCAGCTGTTATTTTTTTGTTTCTCTTTACAGCTATTGCTTGTAGTTTTGCTGCTTTTGCCTATGCGGAATTTGCTTCGATGGTTCCTGTTTCAGGGAGTGCTTATACATATTCGTATGTTGCTTTTGGTGAAATTATAGCCTGGGTCATTGGTTGGGCATTGATAATGGAATATTCGGTCGGTAATATAACCGTCGCCATATCGTGGAGTGATTATTTTACAGGATTGCTCGCCAGCGGAGGAATCCATTTACCCCAATGGGTTCAGATGGATTATTTAACAGCTTCTAATGGGTTTAATGATGCTACAGCTTTAATGCATGGAGGGAAATCATTCGAGAATTTAGAACCAGCCTTACAATCAGCATATACAGCATGGACAACATCACCTTTGATAGGTTCATTTCATTTTGTTGCCGATTTACCAGCCTTATTGATTATTATCTTGATTACAGCATTGATTTACCGTGGGATGAAAGAGTCTCGTAATGCAAGTAATATTATGGTTGTAGTAAAGTTATGTGTTGTGCTTTTGGTAATTGCAGTAGGTGTTTTCTATGTAGATACTGCCAATTGGGATCCTTTTGCACCAAATGGAGTAACAGGAGTCTTAAAAGGAGTTTCAGCAGTATTCTTTGCCTATATTGGTTTTGATGCTATCTCAACAACAGCCGAAGAGTGTAAAGATCCACAACGTGATTTACCACGAGGAATGATGTGGGCTATTATAATTTGTACCATCTTATATATAGCAATCGCATTGGTTCTTACTGGAATGGTGAGCTATAATCAACTTAATGTTGGAGATCCACTTGCTTTTGTATTTGAGAAATTAGATCTAAAATGGATGTCTGGAATTATAGCAGTAAGTGCTGTAGTAGCTATGGCGAGCGTTTTATTGGTTTTCCAAATGGGACAACCTCGTATCTGGATGAGCATGAGTCGAGATGGATTATTACCAAAACGTTTTTCTAAAGTACACCCAAAATTTAAAACACCATCATACGCTACTATTGTTACAGGTTTTGTAGTTGCTGTTCCTGCTTTATTCTTAAATCTTACAATGGTTACCGATTTATGTAGTATCGGAACTTTGTTTGCCTTTGTATTGGTTTGTGCAGGAGTTTTAGTATTACAGAATAAGCCAAATATTCCAAGAGGAAAATTTAAGACACCTTATATAAATTCAAAGTTTATAATGCCAATATTATTGATTATTGGATTAGTGTTTTCTTTTGGATACAACAAGAAAGCAACCATGAGTTTTATTATGAATGAAACTCAAATTAATGAATCAGCAGATATAATCACTTCTTTGGATAAAAGCCATACAAAAAAAGTATACGATTATTTAGTAACTGTTGATGCTAATAATGCTACAACAGAAAAGCCAGATTTAGAACAAATCTTAAAGCAATATCAAAAAGATGAAGCTAAGTATGCAAGCGTAATTGCAGGTTTACCAGTAGCAGATTCTATTAAGTACGAAAGTGGACTAAGCTTGTTTAAACACAAAATACCAATGTGGATTTTCTTAATTGTTTTGGTAGGATTGACTGTTTGGGCTTACAAACAAAATTTATCATTAATTCCATTATTAGGGTTAATTTGCTGTTTGTATATGATGGCAGAATTAAGCGTTTGGAACTGGATTTACTTTACAGTTTGGTTACTGATAGGACTATGTATTTACTTTAGCTTTAGCCGAAAAAATAGTAAACTTAATTTTGAGAAACAATAG
- a CDS encoding STM3941 family protein — translation MREETKLYRNAKKTRNLFLYVSAISIILALIFLYCIGFFGGELKIKPAVISGAFLLIMLFLTLKNLAGIKDKSPLIEIDVTGFSGKTTPLSKAFGRVEWSDVIYIHLEEIGGDTLVITTLGNALKYRDRLSTIMWKMAYDKQNSNLKLMYSASEIDINAEELYNLLVSYWKVQKN, via the coding sequence ATGAGAGAAGAAACAAAATTATATCGAAATGCCAAAAAAACCAGAAATTTATTTTTATATGTAAGTGCTATTAGCATTATATTGGCCCTAATCTTTTTATACTGCATAGGATTTTTTGGTGGTGAACTTAAAATTAAACCAGCTGTAATTTCAGGTGCTTTTCTTTTGATTATGCTTTTCCTTACTCTTAAAAACTTAGCAGGAATAAAAGACAAATCTCCATTAATTGAAATTGATGTGACTGGTTTTTCTGGAAAAACTACTCCACTATCTAAAGCTTTTGGAAGAGTTGAATGGTCTGATGTAATATATATTCATTTAGAGGAAATCGGAGGTGATACTTTAGTTATTACTACACTTGGCAATGCGCTAAAATACCGTGACCGTCTTTCAACAATAATGTGGAAAATGGCTTATGACAAACAAAATTCAAATTTGAAATTAATGTACTCCGCCTCTGAAATAGATATTAATGCAGAAGAGTTATACAATTTACTTGTAAGCTACTGGAAAGTTCAAAAAAACTAA
- a CDS encoding helix-turn-helix transcriptional regulator has translation MLAIDRNSLTSNDFLNFRENDVIIEQTESEGFFHFNEVSFDALQFIRCQYQIKDPKKIQLNIEDAVLEMHFRLSGESLMIHPENINMSGGSHTLFYQQDNNPQIIMSPTNNGNFLEIRVGAKHFERLLSSEIPVLSNLIESGSNKVWPGNHLSITPSVYNVINEISNSPYLGKLNMLFLEAKMTELLLLQATLFSQVDSLKPFSFKNSDKIKFYEAQEFMNKYYMESYTIKQIASSIGINERKLTQGFKELFGLTIFEYINDLRMNKAKQLLLDEKKYVGEVSEMVGYKNQQHFTVAFKKKFGILPSKLKE, from the coding sequence ATGTTAGCCATTGACCGTAATAGTTTGACAAGTAATGATTTTTTGAATTTTCGAGAAAACGATGTCATAATCGAGCAAACAGAAAGTGAAGGTTTTTTTCATTTCAACGAAGTTTCATTTGATGCATTGCAATTTATCAGATGTCAATATCAGATAAAAGATCCTAAAAAAATTCAGCTTAATATAGAAGATGCAGTACTTGAAATGCATTTCAGGTTAAGTGGAGAAAGTCTAATGATTCATCCAGAGAATATTAATATGAGTGGTGGAAGTCATACATTGTTTTACCAACAGGACAACAATCCACAAATTATTATGTCACCAACCAACAATGGTAATTTTCTAGAAATCCGTGTAGGGGCTAAACATTTTGAACGCCTACTATCAAGTGAAATTCCTGTATTAAGTAATCTAATAGAGTCAGGAAGTAATAAGGTATGGCCAGGAAATCATTTGTCGATTACACCTAGTGTGTACAATGTAATAAATGAAATAAGTAACTCACCTTATTTAGGAAAATTAAATATGTTGTTTTTAGAAGCTAAGATGACAGAGCTTTTGTTGTTACAAGCCACATTATTTAGTCAAGTAGATTCTTTAAAACCATTTTCATTTAAAAATTCTGATAAAATTAAATTTTATGAAGCCCAAGAATTTATGAATAAATACTATATGGAAAGTTACACGATTAAGCAGATTGCCTCTTCTATTGGTATTAATGAGAGGAAACTGACTCAAGGTTTCAAAGAACTTTTTGGACTAACCATATTCGAATACATAAATGATTTAAGAATGAATAAGGCAAAACAGTTATTATTGGATGAAAAAAAATATGTAGGCGAAGTTTCTGAAATGGTTGGTTACAAAAACCAACAACATTTTACAGTAGCATTTAAAAAGAAATTTGGGATTTTACCAAGTAAACTTAAAGAATGA
- a CDS encoding NAD(P)-binding domain-containing protein, with protein sequence MEAKNKIYNTIVIGGGQAGLAVSFYLKQEGHEHLVFEKGQIGNSWISQRWDSFTLNTPNWMNTLPGLEINNKRDSFMNKNEFINYLKSYAARFSLPIKNDFEVVSLSQDKNENCFCIVTLHQGVLSEWKSNNVIVASGAMSKGSLPPLNKIIPDYITQLHASEYKNSIDLPEGDVIVVGSGQSGCQIAEELILSGRNVYLATSKVGRTPRRYKGKDLMEWLVLTGFMDIATSTVDATTINNPQPQVSGIGPLGHTISLQSLHRQGVLILGRLNGFENKTFTFNDDAIDNIHFADKSSEKIKKMIDDYILKNTISVKDNEFDDADAPDQESISASHLKSLPLSEYKINSIIWTTGFYSDFSWIKIPALDSSGKPIHENGISPVSGLYYIGFPWLSKRKSGIIFGIKEDAERIVSGIKN encoded by the coding sequence ATGGAAGCAAAGAACAAGATATATAATACCATTGTAATAGGTGGTGGACAAGCAGGATTGGCTGTCAGTTTTTATCTAAAACAAGAAGGTCATGAACATTTAGTTTTTGAAAAAGGACAAATTGGAAACTCATGGATTTCACAACGATGGGATTCTTTCACCTTGAACACTCCAAACTGGATGAATACTCTCCCGGGATTAGAAATCAACAATAAAAGAGATTCTTTTATGAATAAAAATGAGTTTATTAATTATCTAAAATCTTATGCTGCTAGGTTTAGTTTACCCATAAAAAACGATTTTGAAGTCGTTTCATTATCCCAAGATAAAAATGAAAACTGTTTTTGCATTGTTACTCTACATCAAGGAGTGTTATCTGAATGGAAATCTAATAACGTAATTGTAGCATCTGGTGCAATGAGCAAAGGCTCATTACCTCCGTTGAATAAAATTATCCCTGATTACATCACACAATTACACGCCTCTGAATATAAAAATTCTATTGATTTACCCGAAGGAGACGTAATTGTTGTTGGTAGCGGGCAATCGGGATGTCAAATTGCAGAAGAGCTTATTTTGTCTGGACGAAATGTTTACCTCGCAACTAGCAAAGTAGGACGTACACCAAGGCGTTATAAAGGAAAAGACCTGATGGAATGGTTAGTATTAACAGGGTTTATGGACATCGCTACCTCAACAGTAGATGCTACTACCATAAACAACCCACAGCCACAGGTTTCAGGTATTGGCCCTTTGGGACATACAATTAGTTTGCAATCGCTACACCGTCAAGGTGTTCTTATTTTAGGAAGACTTAATGGCTTCGAAAATAAAACTTTTACGTTTAATGATGATGCAATAGACAACATACACTTTGCAGATAAATCGTCAGAAAAAATAAAAAAAATGATTGATGATTATATCCTCAAAAATACTATTTCAGTAAAAGACAATGAATTTGATGATGCTGATGCACCTGATCAAGAAAGCATTTCTGCAAGTCATTTGAAATCGTTGCCACTTTCAGAATATAAAATCAATTCAATTATTTGGACTACAGGTTTTTATTCTGATTTTAGTTGGATTAAAATTCCTGCTTTGGACAGCTCAGGAAAACCGATTCATGAAAATGGGATATCCCCTGTTTCTGGTCTCTATTATATTGGTTTCCCTTGGTTGAGTAAACGAAAATCCGGTATTATCTTTGGCATTAAAGAAGATGCGGAACGAATTGTAAGTGGAATAAAAAACTAA